A window from Citrus sinensis cultivar Valencia sweet orange chromosome 3, DVS_A1.0, whole genome shotgun sequence encodes these proteins:
- the LOC102614345 gene encoding ATPase family AAA domain-containing protein At1g05910 isoform X1, with the protein MYSKRSGQGDGSVPGPVRTSDRLRRRPKILGRTYLYYNPIRPRKSKTKARTAASQIARMFGPGKRTVRTSNKNSVPLNLRRSTRKRRISVNLEDYTDSSGSEDEDLMRPSYRPLRNRMRNNMSQDELSPSKRKKVVEAKPTPRREGLRPRRSMVATRKQLNLDSGDEQGSSEEKVGQDETENGNESDNDADDGQNEIEGDGEAEAEDEGEGEDEEDGDDEEGEEEQEGRRRYDLRNRAEVRRLSVEEGKQRPRSPRRVLHQGIGTKVGRDVRKGGSRVLKRHRLARAEDSDDSLLVDELDQGPAIPWGRGGSRSGPPWLFGGLEMHGTTAWGLNVAASGWGHQGDTLAALTSGIQTAGPSSKGGADIQPLQVDESVSFDDIGGLSEYIDALKEMVFFPLLYPDFFASYHITPPRGVLLCGPPGTGKTLIARALACAASKAGQKVSFYMRKGADVLSKWVGEAERQLKLLFEEAQRNQPSIIFFDEIDGLAPVRSSKQEQIHNSIVSTLLALMDGLDSRGQVVLIGATNRVDAIDGALRRPGRFDREFNFPLPGCEARAEILDIHTRKWKQPPSRELKSELAASCVGYCGADLKALCTEAAIRAFREKYPQVYTSDDKFLIDVDSVTVEKYHFIEAMSTITPAAHRGATVHSRPLSLVVAPCLQRHLQKAMNYISDIFPPLGMSSELTKLCMLSHGSAIPLVYRPRLLLCGSEGTGVDHLGPAILHELEKFPVHSLGLPALLSDPSAKTPEEALVHIFGEARRTTPSILYIPQFNLWWENAHEQLRAVLLTLLEELPSHLPILLLGSSSVPLAEVEGDPSTVFPLRSVYQVEKPSTEDRSLFLGRLIEAAVSVVLEGRSKKPQESVSLPELPKVPTVESGPKASELKAKVEAEQHALRRLRMCLRDICNRMLYDKRFSAFHYPVTDEDAPNYRSIIQNPMDLATLLQRVDSGHYVTCSAFLQDVDLIVTNAKAYNGNDYNGTRIVSRGYELRDAVHGMLSQMDPALVSYCDKIAAQGGPTPLPDDLGGSIFPTTPVVQLGTVTRASARLRNVQPEVNLDQSYEALKRPKKSTDAPHAATVVEDKSRHQESVQQTKSCDDVEANDADTEMLESSCADGNQHDAPREACGLTEGGGSQDVTILCGEVVQEAEPIKQLFVVRTESYGIPQLERLYTRVMKGIFDIKDRDDPKPSILGFLSKFAEDEANF; encoded by the exons ATGTATTCTAAACGATCTGGTCAAGGAGATGGGTCTGTTCCTGGGCCAGTACGCACAAGTGATAGACTTAGGAGAAGACCTAAAATATTGGGTCGCACATACTTGTATTACAATCCTATCCGCCCAAGGAAAAGCAAGACAAAGGCCAGGACAGCAGCTTCCCAGATTGCCAGGATGTTTGGCCCAGGAAAACGCACTGTGCGGAcctcaaataaaaat TCAGTTCCACTCAACCTTCGGCGGTCTACCAGAAAGAGGAGGATTTCTGTGAATCTTGAAGATTACACTGACAGTTCTGGATCAGAGGATGAAGACCTAATG AGGCCCTCGTATCGACCTTTGAGAAATCGGATGCGAAACAATATGAGTCAAGATGAGTTATCACCTTCCAAGCGTAAGAAGGTTGTAGAGGCTAAACCAACACCTCGGCGTGAGGGATTGCGTCCTCGTCGTTCTATGGTAGCAACTAGAAAACAGTTGAACTTAGATTCTGGTGATGAGCAAGGTTCTTCAGAAGAGAAAGTTGGCCAAGATGAAACAGAAAACGGGAATGAATCTGACAATGACGCAGATGATGGTCAGAATGAGATTGAGGGCGATGGTGAGGCTGAGGCTGAGGATGAGGGTGAGGGTGAAGACGAGGAAgatggtgatgatgaagaaggtGAAGAAGAACAGGAAGGAAGAAGGAGATATGATCTTCGAAATCGTGCAGAGGTCCGTAGGCTTTCTGTGGAAGAAGGCAAGCAGAGACCGAGATCTCCTCGAAGGGTATTACATCAGGGAATTGGGACCAAGGTTGGTAGAGATGTAAGGAAGGGAGGATCAAGAGTTCTTAAGCGTCATCGTCTAGCAAGAGCTGAAGATTCTGATGACTCTCTTCTTGTAGATGAGTTGGACCAAGGTCCAGCTATTCCCTGGGGGCGAGGTGGGAGCAGATCTGGACCACCTTGGCTCTTTGGAGGACTAGAAATGCATGGGACAACAGCATGGGGATTAAATGTTGCAGCATCAGGTTGGGGACATCAGGGTGATACATTAGCTGCATTGACTTCTGGGATTCAAACTGCTGGGCCAAGCTCTAAGGGTGGGGCAGACATTCAACCCTTACAGGTTGATGAGAGTGTAAGTTTTGATGACATTGGTGGGCTCTCCGAATATATAGATGCCTTAAAAGAAATGGTTTTTTTCCCCTTACTCTATCCAGACTTCTTTGCTAGTTATCACATCACTCCTCCCAGGGGTGTCTTGCTATGTGGTCCTCCTGGTACAGGGAAAACATTGATTGCCAGAGCTTTAGCTTGTGCTGCATCAAAGGCTGGCCAGAAGGTTAGCTTTTATATGCGTAAGGGTGCTGATGTACTTAGCAAATGGGTTGGTGAAGCTGAAAGACAATTGAAACTACTTTTTGAGGAGGCACAGAGGAATCAGCCTTCCATCATCTTCTTTGATGAAATAGATGGACTTGCACCTGTGAGGTCTAGCAAGCAAGAGCAGATTCATAATTCCATTGTGTCCACCTTGCTTGCCTTGATGGATGGTCTGGATTCTCGTGGACAAGTTGTTCTGATAGGAGCAACAAACAGGGTTGATGCAATTGATGGAGCATTGCGCCGTCCTGGTCGATTTGATCGTGAATTTAACTTCCCATTGCCTGGTTGTGAGGCACGTGCTGAAATATTAGACATTCACACTCGAAAATGGAAACAGCCTCCTTCAAGGGAACTAAAATCTGAACTTGCAGCTAGTTGTGTAGGATATTGTGGTGCTGATTTAAAAGCATTGTGCACTGAAGCTGCCATTCGTGCTTTCCGTGAAAAATATCCTCAAGTTTACACCAGTGATGATAAATTCTTGATTGATGTTGATTCAGTTACAGTTGAAAAGTATCACTTTATAGAAGCCATGTCAACAATTACTCCAGCTGCTCACAGAGGTGCCACTGTGCACTCTAGGCCGTTATCTTTAGTGGTTGCACCATGTCTGCAAAGGCATCTCCAGAAAGCTATGAATTATATATCTGATATTTTCCCTCCTCTTGGTATGTCGTCAGAATTAACGAAGCTTTGCATGCTTTCCCATGGCTCTGCCATTCCTCTTGTATATAGGCCACGGCTTCTGTTGTGTGGTAGTGAAGGCACTGGTGTG GATCATCTTGGGCCTGCAATTTTACATGAACTGGAGAAATTTCCTGTTCATTCTCTTGGTCTTCCAGCTCTTCTTTCAGATCCTAGTGCCAAGACACCAGAGGAGGCATTGGTGCATATATTTGGTGAAGCTAGAAGAACAACGCCATCAATACTCTATATACCACAGTTCAATCTTTGGTGGGAGAAC GCACATGAACAGCTTAGGGCTGTTCTGCTGACTCTATTAGAAGAATTGCCTTCACACTTGCCTATATTATTACTTGGATCATCCTCGGTCCCACTCGCTGAAGTTGAAGGGGATCCTTCTACAGTCTTTCCTCTGCGTTCTGT CTATCAAGTGGAGAAACCATCAACTGAAGACAGATCCTTGTTTTTGGGCCGTCTAATTGAAGCTGCTGTGTCAGTAGTGCTGGAGGGTAGGAGCAAAAAACCCCAGGAATCGGTGTCCCTTCCTGAACTTCCCAAAGTACCAACAGTAGAAAGTGGCCCAAAGGCATCGGAGTTAAAAGCAAAGGTAGAGGCTGAGCAGCATGCCCTTCGTCGATTGAGGATGTGTCTTAGAGACATTTGTAACCG GATGCTATATGATAAACGATTTAGTGCCTTTCATTATCCGGTGACAGATGAAGATGCTCCAAATTATCGTTCAATTATCCAGAACCCTATGGATTTGGCCACCTTGCTGCAACGTGTTGATTCTGGCCATTATGTTACATGTTCAGCATTTCTGCAAGATGTAGATCTTATTGTGACAAATGCAAAG GCATATAATGGAAATGATTACAATGGCACTAGGATTGTTAGTAGAGGTTATGAGCTTCGGGATGCG gtgCATGGAATGTTGTCACAGATGGATCCGGCACTCGTAAGCTACTGCGACAAGATTGCTGCCCAAGGAGGTCCGACTCCTCTGCCAGATGATTTAGGGGGTTCTATTTTCCCAACTACCCCTGTTGTGCAGCTAGGAACTGTTACCCGAGCGAGTGCACGGCTACGTAATGTCCAGCCAGAGGTTAATCTTGATCAAAGCTATGAGGCTCTTAAAAGGCCAAAAAAGAGTACCGATGCTCCTCACGCAG ctACAGTGGTAGAAGATAAATCACGGCATCAAGAATCAGTACAACAAACAAAGTCATGCGATGATGTTGAGGCAAATGATGCAGACACTGAAATGCTGGAATCCTCATGTGCTGACGGTAACCAGCATGATGCACCCAGGGAAGCTTGTGGTCTCACAGAAGGGGGTGGATCCCAGGATGTGACAATATTGTGTGGTGAAGTTGTACAAGAAGCGGAGCCTATCAAGCAGCTTTTCGTGGTGCGTACTGAAAGTTACGGCATTCCACAGCTTGAAAGGCTCTATACTCGAGTAATGAAAGGCATTTTTGATATCAAAGACAGAGATGATCCCAAGCCTTCAATTTTGGGGTTTTTATCGAAGTTCGCAGAGGATGAGGCAAATTTCTAA
- the LOC102614345 gene encoding ATPase family AAA domain-containing protein At1g05910 isoform X2, protein MRPSYRPLRNRMRNNMSQDELSPSKRKKVVEAKPTPRREGLRPRRSMVATRKQLNLDSGDEQGSSEEKVGQDETENGNESDNDADDGQNEIEGDGEAEAEDEGEGEDEEDGDDEEGEEEQEGRRRYDLRNRAEVRRLSVEEGKQRPRSPRRVLHQGIGTKVGRDVRKGGSRVLKRHRLARAEDSDDSLLVDELDQGPAIPWGRGGSRSGPPWLFGGLEMHGTTAWGLNVAASGWGHQGDTLAALTSGIQTAGPSSKGGADIQPLQVDESVSFDDIGGLSEYIDALKEMVFFPLLYPDFFASYHITPPRGVLLCGPPGTGKTLIARALACAASKAGQKVSFYMRKGADVLSKWVGEAERQLKLLFEEAQRNQPSIIFFDEIDGLAPVRSSKQEQIHNSIVSTLLALMDGLDSRGQVVLIGATNRVDAIDGALRRPGRFDREFNFPLPGCEARAEILDIHTRKWKQPPSRELKSELAASCVGYCGADLKALCTEAAIRAFREKYPQVYTSDDKFLIDVDSVTVEKYHFIEAMSTITPAAHRGATVHSRPLSLVVAPCLQRHLQKAMNYISDIFPPLGMSSELTKLCMLSHGSAIPLVYRPRLLLCGSEGTGVDHLGPAILHELEKFPVHSLGLPALLSDPSAKTPEEALVHIFGEARRTTPSILYIPQFNLWWENAHEQLRAVLLTLLEELPSHLPILLLGSSSVPLAEVEGDPSTVFPLRSVYQVEKPSTEDRSLFLGRLIEAAVSVVLEGRSKKPQESVSLPELPKVPTVESGPKASELKAKVEAEQHALRRLRMCLRDICNRMLYDKRFSAFHYPVTDEDAPNYRSIIQNPMDLATLLQRVDSGHYVTCSAFLQDVDLIVTNAKAYNGNDYNGTRIVSRGYELRDAVHGMLSQMDPALVSYCDKIAAQGGPTPLPDDLGGSIFPTTPVVQLGTVTRASARLRNVQPEVNLDQSYEALKRPKKSTDAPHAATVVEDKSRHQESVQQTKSCDDVEANDADTEMLESSCADGNQHDAPREACGLTEGGGSQDVTILCGEVVQEAEPIKQLFVVRTESYGIPQLERLYTRVMKGIFDIKDRDDPKPSILGFLSKFAEDEANF, encoded by the exons ATG AGGCCCTCGTATCGACCTTTGAGAAATCGGATGCGAAACAATATGAGTCAAGATGAGTTATCACCTTCCAAGCGTAAGAAGGTTGTAGAGGCTAAACCAACACCTCGGCGTGAGGGATTGCGTCCTCGTCGTTCTATGGTAGCAACTAGAAAACAGTTGAACTTAGATTCTGGTGATGAGCAAGGTTCTTCAGAAGAGAAAGTTGGCCAAGATGAAACAGAAAACGGGAATGAATCTGACAATGACGCAGATGATGGTCAGAATGAGATTGAGGGCGATGGTGAGGCTGAGGCTGAGGATGAGGGTGAGGGTGAAGACGAGGAAgatggtgatgatgaagaaggtGAAGAAGAACAGGAAGGAAGAAGGAGATATGATCTTCGAAATCGTGCAGAGGTCCGTAGGCTTTCTGTGGAAGAAGGCAAGCAGAGACCGAGATCTCCTCGAAGGGTATTACATCAGGGAATTGGGACCAAGGTTGGTAGAGATGTAAGGAAGGGAGGATCAAGAGTTCTTAAGCGTCATCGTCTAGCAAGAGCTGAAGATTCTGATGACTCTCTTCTTGTAGATGAGTTGGACCAAGGTCCAGCTATTCCCTGGGGGCGAGGTGGGAGCAGATCTGGACCACCTTGGCTCTTTGGAGGACTAGAAATGCATGGGACAACAGCATGGGGATTAAATGTTGCAGCATCAGGTTGGGGACATCAGGGTGATACATTAGCTGCATTGACTTCTGGGATTCAAACTGCTGGGCCAAGCTCTAAGGGTGGGGCAGACATTCAACCCTTACAGGTTGATGAGAGTGTAAGTTTTGATGACATTGGTGGGCTCTCCGAATATATAGATGCCTTAAAAGAAATGGTTTTTTTCCCCTTACTCTATCCAGACTTCTTTGCTAGTTATCACATCACTCCTCCCAGGGGTGTCTTGCTATGTGGTCCTCCTGGTACAGGGAAAACATTGATTGCCAGAGCTTTAGCTTGTGCTGCATCAAAGGCTGGCCAGAAGGTTAGCTTTTATATGCGTAAGGGTGCTGATGTACTTAGCAAATGGGTTGGTGAAGCTGAAAGACAATTGAAACTACTTTTTGAGGAGGCACAGAGGAATCAGCCTTCCATCATCTTCTTTGATGAAATAGATGGACTTGCACCTGTGAGGTCTAGCAAGCAAGAGCAGATTCATAATTCCATTGTGTCCACCTTGCTTGCCTTGATGGATGGTCTGGATTCTCGTGGACAAGTTGTTCTGATAGGAGCAACAAACAGGGTTGATGCAATTGATGGAGCATTGCGCCGTCCTGGTCGATTTGATCGTGAATTTAACTTCCCATTGCCTGGTTGTGAGGCACGTGCTGAAATATTAGACATTCACACTCGAAAATGGAAACAGCCTCCTTCAAGGGAACTAAAATCTGAACTTGCAGCTAGTTGTGTAGGATATTGTGGTGCTGATTTAAAAGCATTGTGCACTGAAGCTGCCATTCGTGCTTTCCGTGAAAAATATCCTCAAGTTTACACCAGTGATGATAAATTCTTGATTGATGTTGATTCAGTTACAGTTGAAAAGTATCACTTTATAGAAGCCATGTCAACAATTACTCCAGCTGCTCACAGAGGTGCCACTGTGCACTCTAGGCCGTTATCTTTAGTGGTTGCACCATGTCTGCAAAGGCATCTCCAGAAAGCTATGAATTATATATCTGATATTTTCCCTCCTCTTGGTATGTCGTCAGAATTAACGAAGCTTTGCATGCTTTCCCATGGCTCTGCCATTCCTCTTGTATATAGGCCACGGCTTCTGTTGTGTGGTAGTGAAGGCACTGGTGTG GATCATCTTGGGCCTGCAATTTTACATGAACTGGAGAAATTTCCTGTTCATTCTCTTGGTCTTCCAGCTCTTCTTTCAGATCCTAGTGCCAAGACACCAGAGGAGGCATTGGTGCATATATTTGGTGAAGCTAGAAGAACAACGCCATCAATACTCTATATACCACAGTTCAATCTTTGGTGGGAGAAC GCACATGAACAGCTTAGGGCTGTTCTGCTGACTCTATTAGAAGAATTGCCTTCACACTTGCCTATATTATTACTTGGATCATCCTCGGTCCCACTCGCTGAAGTTGAAGGGGATCCTTCTACAGTCTTTCCTCTGCGTTCTGT CTATCAAGTGGAGAAACCATCAACTGAAGACAGATCCTTGTTTTTGGGCCGTCTAATTGAAGCTGCTGTGTCAGTAGTGCTGGAGGGTAGGAGCAAAAAACCCCAGGAATCGGTGTCCCTTCCTGAACTTCCCAAAGTACCAACAGTAGAAAGTGGCCCAAAGGCATCGGAGTTAAAAGCAAAGGTAGAGGCTGAGCAGCATGCCCTTCGTCGATTGAGGATGTGTCTTAGAGACATTTGTAACCG GATGCTATATGATAAACGATTTAGTGCCTTTCATTATCCGGTGACAGATGAAGATGCTCCAAATTATCGTTCAATTATCCAGAACCCTATGGATTTGGCCACCTTGCTGCAACGTGTTGATTCTGGCCATTATGTTACATGTTCAGCATTTCTGCAAGATGTAGATCTTATTGTGACAAATGCAAAG GCATATAATGGAAATGATTACAATGGCACTAGGATTGTTAGTAGAGGTTATGAGCTTCGGGATGCG gtgCATGGAATGTTGTCACAGATGGATCCGGCACTCGTAAGCTACTGCGACAAGATTGCTGCCCAAGGAGGTCCGACTCCTCTGCCAGATGATTTAGGGGGTTCTATTTTCCCAACTACCCCTGTTGTGCAGCTAGGAACTGTTACCCGAGCGAGTGCACGGCTACGTAATGTCCAGCCAGAGGTTAATCTTGATCAAAGCTATGAGGCTCTTAAAAGGCCAAAAAAGAGTACCGATGCTCCTCACGCAG ctACAGTGGTAGAAGATAAATCACGGCATCAAGAATCAGTACAACAAACAAAGTCATGCGATGATGTTGAGGCAAATGATGCAGACACTGAAATGCTGGAATCCTCATGTGCTGACGGTAACCAGCATGATGCACCCAGGGAAGCTTGTGGTCTCACAGAAGGGGGTGGATCCCAGGATGTGACAATATTGTGTGGTGAAGTTGTACAAGAAGCGGAGCCTATCAAGCAGCTTTTCGTGGTGCGTACTGAAAGTTACGGCATTCCACAGCTTGAAAGGCTCTATACTCGAGTAATGAAAGGCATTTTTGATATCAAAGACAGAGATGATCCCAAGCCTTCAATTTTGGGGTTTTTATCGAAGTTCGCAGAGGATGAGGCAAATTTCTAA
- the LOC102615910 gene encoding NAC domain-containing protein 83-like: MMMVPKGFRFNPTDEELIQILESKVSGQQMPLHFSFIVERNLYELEPQQLQWDNTSALPENERYCYCMRENDSREVSGRGWWKATSHVKKIYATNNNGSCADVIGYKRPLTFHKFKDTRRNRSNAIKTNWIMHEYTLHSLSTDWTLCKIKYKGKPSVQEELEDIRNDYRLRVNNDFEASSSSSISVTNMDMQQHLADSVAEQQLQRQQQQPQPLQQLEQQQQYASYDPFSTQTMSTGYDYFNDHDHQLEQINRRLIERDLGSPNLDIGPTITPSVTLFVIVVLLLVIVVVVLLMFKYCLLSRTIGALGNNICNFGGFGGGDVSVFVLRR, from the exons ATGATGATGGTGCCTAAAGGATTCAGGTTCAATCCAACAGATGAGGAGCTCATTCAAATACTAGAAAGCAAAGTATCTGGACAACAAATGCCTCTCCATTTCAGTTTCATTGTTGAAAGAAACCTTTATGAGCTTGAACCTCAACAGCTTCAAT GGGATAACACCTCAGCTTTACCTGAGAACGAGAGATACTGCTACTGCATGAGGGAGAATGATTCAAGAGAAGTTTCAGGCCGAGGATGGTGGAAAGCTACAAGCCATGTCAAGAAAATTTATGCTACCAATAATAATGGATCATGTGCTGATGTTATTGGCTATAAAAGGCCTCTAACATTTCACAAGTTTAAAGATACCAGAAGAAACCGCAGCAATGCTATCAAGACTAATTGGATTATGCATGAATATACTCTTCATTCCCTCTCAACg GACTGGACACTTTGTAAGATCAAGTACAAAGGGAAACCAAGTGTACAAGAAGAGCTAGAGGACATAAGAAATGACTACAGATTAAGGGTTAATAACGACTTTGAagccagcagcagcagcagcatttCCGTGACAAATATGGATATGCAGCAACACTTAGCTGATTCTGTTGCTGAACAACAACTACAgcggcagcagcagcaaccaCAACCCTTACAGCAACtggagcagcagcagcaatatGCTTCGTATGATCCGTTTTCAACTCAAACTATGAGCACAGGTTATGATTACTTTAATGATCATGATCATCAGCTCGAGCAG ATCAATCGGCgtttaattgaaagagacCTCGGGAGTCCAAATCTTGATATTGGACCAACTATCACTCCAAGCGTCACCCTCTTCGTCATCGTCGTCCTCCTCCTCGTCATCGTCGTCGTCGTTCTGCTCATGTTCAAGTACTGTCTTCTCAGCCGAACAATTGGGGCACTAGGTAATAATATTTGCAACTTTGGAGGATTTGGTGGCGGTGACGTCTCCGTCTTTGTCTTGAGAAGATGA